A stretch of Paenibacillus mucilaginosus 3016 DNA encodes these proteins:
- a CDS encoding ABC transporter ATP-binding protein — protein sequence MNPQREADTAYGDYALRMQGIRYVREDRELLAGIDWEVRRGEHWALLGLNGSGKTTLLNMICGYLWPTKGSIEVLGETYGSVDLRDMRRSIGWVSSSLQEKLYASDRTEAVVLSGKYATIGLYDRPEEKDVQKALSLMDQLGCGHLAGRPYQTCSQGEKQKVLIARALMASPRLLILDEPCNGLDLFARENLLASVEALAAGPGAPTLLYVTHHTEEILPLFTHTLLLRRGEVFAAGPTAELLTAGPLSSFFERPVDVLTRSGRAWLAPSETGAFAE from the coding sequence GTGAACCCACAGAGAGAAGCAGACACGGCTTATGGGGATTATGCACTGCGCATGCAGGGCATCCGTTATGTAAGGGAAGACCGCGAGCTCCTCGCGGGAATCGATTGGGAAGTGCGGCGGGGCGAGCACTGGGCCCTGCTAGGGCTCAACGGATCGGGCAAAACGACGCTGCTGAACATGATCTGCGGCTACCTGTGGCCGACGAAAGGGAGCATCGAGGTGCTGGGGGAAACCTACGGAAGCGTCGACCTGCGCGACATGCGGCGCTCGATCGGCTGGGTCAGCTCCTCCCTGCAGGAGAAGCTGTATGCCAGCGACAGGACGGAGGCGGTCGTGCTCAGCGGCAAATACGCCACGATCGGCCTCTACGACCGGCCGGAGGAGAAGGACGTGCAGAAGGCTCTCTCGCTGATGGACCAGCTCGGCTGCGGGCATCTGGCCGGACGTCCTTACCAGACCTGCTCCCAGGGCGAGAAGCAGAAGGTGCTCATCGCCCGTGCCCTGATGGCCTCCCCACGCCTGCTCATCCTTGATGAGCCCTGCAACGGGCTGGATCTCTTCGCGCGGGAGAACCTGCTGGCCTCCGTCGAAGCGCTGGCTGCCGGGCCCGGGGCTCCGACGCTGCTGTACGTCACGCATCATACTGAAGAGATTCTGCCTCTCTTCACGCATACCCTCCTGCTCCGCCGGGGGGAAGTGTTCGCCGCCGGACCGACGGCCGAGCTGCTGACCGCAGGGCCGCTCTCGTCATTCTTCGAACGGCCCGTCGACGTTCTGACGCGCAGCGGGCGCGCCTGGCTGGCGCCCTCCGAAACCGGAGCCTTCGCAGAATAA